A genomic region of Micromonospora sp. NBRC 110009 contains the following coding sequences:
- a CDS encoding beta-1,3-glucanase family protein, with product MTVRRRLLAAATVLAVVAATLHAAPAQAVGPALLPVTVTNNTGRSDAVHLYVIGIQLASNRLGYVTANGAFVPWTGGQIPPAPAPDAAIPGPANGGSTTIQFPRGFSGRVYFSFGDKLKFFLTPDGLVQPAPWAAGDANRDILFDWSEFTYNDAGLWLNSSQVDMFAVPHAVTVTGAGGATRRTGDLVAGGRNAVIDGIRSQPGWANTVHTRSDGTVLRVLAPGKAAGAGLLSPTYLDSYIASAWNAYTTRTLTVVPFADQPTIRYYGRTSGNTMTFTNGAGQVVASFNRPSSASVWGCDGDLPAPNDQVVGPISRTLCAALNRGTLGTIDTQPSTNPADFYRSSPTNQYARLVHANMVDGKAYAFAFDDVGGFESLVHDGDPRAAGLILSPFGGGGGTPGAGVAVVSNWNNKCIDVPGANFVDRAQLQTWTCNGTTAQQWTFDGTAVRSQNDKCMDVDGGATGNGAVVQLYTCNGTGAQQFTLNAVGDLVNLRANRCVDIKDWNGADGAKLQLWDCAGSANQKWRTG from the coding sequence ATGACCGTCCGAAGACGACTCCTCGCCGCCGCCACCGTCCTGGCGGTGGTGGCGGCCACCCTGCACGCCGCCCCCGCCCAGGCCGTCGGCCCGGCGCTGCTGCCCGTCACCGTCACCAACAACACCGGCCGCAGCGACGCCGTGCACCTGTACGTCATCGGCATCCAACTGGCCAGCAACCGGCTCGGCTACGTCACCGCGAACGGGGCGTTCGTCCCGTGGACCGGGGGCCAGATCCCCCCGGCGCCGGCACCGGACGCCGCCATCCCGGGCCCGGCCAACGGTGGCAGCACCACCATCCAGTTCCCCCGGGGCTTCTCCGGCCGGGTCTACTTCTCCTTCGGCGACAAGCTCAAGTTCTTCCTCACCCCGGACGGCCTGGTGCAGCCCGCCCCGTGGGCGGCCGGCGACGCCAACCGGGACATCCTGTTCGACTGGAGCGAGTTCACCTACAACGACGCCGGGCTCTGGTTGAACAGCTCCCAGGTCGACATGTTCGCCGTGCCGCACGCGGTGACCGTCACCGGCGCCGGCGGCGCCACCAGGCGGACCGGTGACCTCGTGGCCGGGGGCCGCAACGCCGTCATCGACGGCATCCGGTCGCAGCCGGGCTGGGCCAACACGGTCCACACCCGCTCGGACGGCACGGTGCTGCGCGTACTGGCGCCCGGCAAGGCCGCCGGCGCCGGGCTGCTCAGCCCGACCTATCTGGACTCCTACATCGCCTCGGCGTGGAACGCGTACACGACCAGGACACTGACCGTCGTGCCCTTCGCCGACCAGCCGACCATCCGCTACTACGGGCGGACGTCGGGCAACACCATGACCTTCACCAACGGCGCGGGTCAGGTGGTCGCCTCCTTCAACCGGCCCTCGTCGGCCAGCGTCTGGGGCTGCGACGGCGACCTGCCCGCCCCGAACGACCAGGTGGTCGGCCCGATCTCCCGCACCCTCTGTGCCGCGCTGAACCGGGGCACGCTGGGCACCATCGACACCCAGCCCAGCACCAACCCGGCCGACTTCTACCGCAGCAGCCCGACCAACCAGTACGCCCGACTGGTCCACGCCAACATGGTCGACGGCAAGGCGTACGCGTTCGCCTTCGACGACGTCGGCGGGTTCGAATCGCTGGTCCACGACGGCGACCCGCGGGCAGCCGGGCTGATCCTGAGCCCCTTCGGTGGCGGCGGCGGAACGCCCGGCGCCGGGGTGGCCGTGGTCAGCAACTGGAACAACAAATGCATCGACGTGCCCGGCGCCAACTTCGTCGACCGCGCCCAGTTGCAGACGTGGACCTGCAACGGCACCACCGCGCAGCAGTGGACGTTCGACGGCACGGCCGTGCGGAGCCAGAACGACAAGTGCATGGACGTCGACGGCGGCGCGACCGGCAACGGCGCCGTCGTCCAGCTCTACACCTGCAACGGCACCGGCGCCCAGCAGTTCACCCTCAACGCCGTCGGTGACCTGGTCAACCTGCGGGCCAACAGGTGCGTCGACATCAAGGACTGGAACGGCGCCGACGGCGCGAAGCTCCAGCTCTGGGACTGCGCCGGCAGCGCCAACCAGAAGTGGCGGACCGGCTGA
- a CDS encoding GNAT family N-acetyltransferase — protein sequence MTLDIVSLADRPELAPLLGNDDFAGAWPQFMLWDPMGGVYYNVADHLYPEFVFAAIDPAQPDRAVARAYAVPVRWTEAELPDGGWDRMIQRSAIDRLTGATPTMVSALEICIRPDRRGTGLSGLMLAAMREAAAKRGFDTLVAPVRPSGKHTRPDLPMTEYAAQVRADGLPVDPWLRVHVRAGGRIERVAPRSMVISGTLADWRRWTGLPFDTSGPVHVPGALVPVLCDVAHDHAVYVEPNVWVRHRL from the coding sequence GTGACCCTCGACATCGTGAGCCTGGCGGACCGCCCCGAACTCGCCCCGCTGCTGGGCAACGACGACTTCGCCGGGGCGTGGCCGCAGTTCATGCTCTGGGACCCGATGGGCGGGGTGTACTACAACGTCGCCGACCACCTCTACCCCGAGTTCGTGTTCGCCGCCATCGACCCGGCCCAACCCGATCGCGCCGTCGCCCGGGCGTACGCCGTCCCGGTGCGCTGGACGGAGGCCGAGCTGCCCGACGGCGGCTGGGACCGGATGATCCAGCGGTCGGCCATCGACCGGCTCACCGGGGCCACCCCGACGATGGTGTCGGCGCTGGAGATCTGCATCCGACCGGACCGGCGGGGAACGGGGCTCTCCGGGCTGATGCTCGCCGCCATGCGGGAGGCCGCCGCGAAGCGCGGCTTCGACACCCTCGTCGCACCGGTCCGCCCCAGCGGCAAGCACACCCGGCCCGACCTGCCGATGACCGAGTACGCGGCGCAGGTCCGCGCGGACGGCCTGCCGGTCGACCCGTGGCTGCGGGTGCACGTCCGCGCCGGCGGGCGCATCGAGCGGGTGGCGCCCCGGTCGATGGTCATCAGTGGCACCCTGGCCGACTGGCGCCGCTGGACCGGGCTGCCGTTCGACACCAGCGGACCGGTGCACGTGCCGGGCGCCCTGGTGCCGGTGCTCTGCGACGTGGCGCACGACCACGCCGTCTACGTCGAGCCCAACGTCTGGGTCCGCCACCGGCTGTGA
- a CDS encoding L,D-transpeptidase, producing MTVTPAADTKKVSPLDPVVVAVEGGTLKDVSVTAGSKTVAGKVGSDDRTWQSTGKLAYGKTYTVTVSVADSTGALTQHNSSFSTVKPAGVASVTFQANALTALRAGGTYGVGQPVMVNFSRTVRNRDEAEKAMLVETTPAVEGRWRWIDGQNAHWRPAKYWAPGTKISVKINLFGQDLGKGVYGGANASTNFTIGPSRIAIADASTHRMKVYIDGRMVRDVPISMGKGGTTRGANGELISYWTRSGPHVVMTREPSHRMTSASYGVTDPEDPNYYDEVIKLCLRISYSGEFVHLADWNIGAQGSRNTSHGCINVGPADARWFYETFRLGDVVDVRNTPRAMALTDGVGDWTVPWSKW from the coding sequence GTGACCGTGACCCCGGCGGCCGACACGAAGAAGGTGTCACCGCTGGACCCGGTCGTCGTGGCGGTGGAGGGCGGCACGCTCAAGGACGTGTCCGTGACGGCGGGGAGCAAGACCGTCGCCGGCAAGGTGGGCAGCGACGACCGGACGTGGCAGTCGACCGGCAAGCTGGCCTACGGCAAGACCTACACGGTCACCGTGTCCGTGGCCGACTCCACCGGTGCGCTGACCCAGCACAACAGCAGCTTCAGCACGGTGAAGCCGGCCGGGGTCGCCTCGGTCACGTTCCAGGCCAACGCGCTGACCGCCCTGCGGGCCGGCGGCACGTACGGGGTGGGGCAGCCGGTCATGGTGAACTTCAGCCGGACCGTCAGGAACCGCGACGAGGCCGAGAAGGCGATGCTGGTGGAGACCACGCCGGCCGTCGAGGGACGGTGGCGCTGGATCGACGGACAGAACGCGCACTGGCGGCCGGCGAAATACTGGGCCCCGGGCACGAAGATCTCGGTAAAGATCAATCTTTTCGGCCAGGACCTCGGCAAGGGCGTCTACGGCGGCGCGAACGCCAGCACGAACTTCACCATCGGCCCGTCCCGCATCGCCATCGCCGACGCCAGCACCCACCGGATGAAGGTCTACATCGACGGCCGGATGGTGCGGGACGTCCCGATCAGCATGGGCAAGGGCGGCACCACCAGGGGCGCGAACGGCGAGCTCATCAGCTACTGGACCCGCTCCGGCCCGCACGTGGTGATGACCCGGGAGCCCTCGCACCGGATGACCTCGGCCAGCTACGGGGTCACCGACCCCGAGGACCCCAACTACTACGACGAGGTCATCAAGCTCTGCCTGCGGATCTCCTACTCGGGCGAGTTCGTCCACCTGGCCGACTGGAACATCGGCGCCCAGGGCAGCCGGAACACCTCGCACGGCTGCATCAACGTCGGGCCGGCCGACGCCCGCTGGTTCTACGAGACGTTCCGGCTCGGCGACGTGGTCGACGTGCGCAACACCCCGCGGGCGATGGCGCTCACCGACGGGGTGGGCGACTGGACTGTGCCCTGGAGCAAGTGGTGA
- a CDS encoding PadR family transcriptional regulator — protein MSVPLTLLGLLEREPSHGYDLKRDYDTFFSRGKPLPFGQVYATLGRLARDGKIVIGEVEPGVGPDRKRYVITERGATEVDAWLAEPVEAEPNLQTMLFTKVVLALMLDRPAAEYLDVQRATHLRRMTELTAIKRDGNLVDTLLADHGLFHLEADLHWIDTTIARLDALRAVVRR, from the coding sequence ATGAGTGTTCCGTTGACCCTCCTCGGCCTGCTCGAGCGGGAGCCCAGTCATGGCTACGACCTCAAGCGCGACTACGACACCTTCTTCAGCCGCGGCAAGCCGCTGCCGTTCGGGCAGGTCTACGCCACGCTGGGCCGCCTGGCGCGGGACGGCAAGATCGTGATCGGCGAGGTGGAGCCGGGCGTCGGCCCGGACCGCAAGCGGTACGTCATCACCGAGCGCGGCGCGACCGAGGTGGACGCCTGGCTGGCCGAGCCGGTGGAGGCCGAGCCCAACCTACAGACGATGCTCTTCACCAAGGTGGTGCTGGCGCTGATGCTGGACCGCCCCGCCGCGGAATACCTCGACGTCCAGCGGGCCACCCACCTGCGGCGGATGACGGAGCTCACCGCGATCAAGCGCGACGGCAACCTGGTGGACACGCTGCTGGCCGACCACGGCCTGTTCCACCTCGAGGCCGACCTGCACTGGATCGACACCACGATCGCCCGGCTGGACGCGCTGCGCGCGGTGGTGCGGCGATGA
- a CDS encoding PP2C family protein-serine/threonine phosphatase, which produces MVRAESQRNEQRLGRIEAVTDATLSRLDVADLFDEVLDRVRDLLQVDTAAILLLDVRARHLVATAARGLEEEVRQGFRVSIGRGFAGRVAATQQPVIIEEVTEGKVVNPILLQTGVRSLLGVPIMTRNHLVGVLHVGTLSPRRFTADDVRLLELVANHVGLANRVRESTLDHSAALALQRSLIPARFPEVPNLEMAGRYVPGHAAGVGGDWYDVFSLPSGWLGVVMGDVSGHGLQSAVVMGRVRSALRAYALICDDPAEALSLLDRKVVHFEAGSLTTALYAMISPDGSQIRLSLAGHPCPVLAAPGRPATLLPAHIDPPLGISRRRPERRTTTVDFPAGAVLVTYTDGLVERRGELFDSGVARLLAAIPVAPVETVCDTIMATLDAEHPTDDIALLAVRRTDG; this is translated from the coding sequence GTGGTTCGCGCGGAGAGTCAGCGAAACGAGCAGCGGTTGGGCCGCATCGAGGCGGTCACCGATGCCACGCTGTCACGCCTCGACGTCGCCGACCTCTTCGACGAGGTCCTCGACCGGGTCCGCGACCTGCTGCAGGTCGACACCGCCGCCATCCTCCTGCTCGACGTCCGGGCCCGGCACCTGGTCGCCACCGCCGCCAGGGGGCTGGAAGAGGAGGTCCGGCAGGGTTTCCGCGTCTCGATCGGGCGGGGGTTCGCCGGCCGGGTCGCGGCGACCCAGCAACCGGTGATCATCGAGGAGGTCACCGAGGGCAAGGTGGTCAATCCCATCCTGCTGCAGACCGGGGTCCGCTCCCTGCTGGGCGTACCGATCATGACGAGGAATCACCTCGTCGGCGTGCTGCACGTCGGCACCCTCAGCCCACGCCGGTTCACCGCCGACGATGTCCGCCTGCTGGAACTGGTCGCCAACCATGTCGGCCTGGCCAACCGGGTCCGCGAGAGCACCCTGGACCATTCCGCCGCCCTGGCGCTGCAACGGAGCCTGATCCCCGCCAGGTTCCCCGAGGTGCCGAACCTGGAGATGGCCGGCCGGTACGTGCCGGGCCACGCCGCCGGGGTCGGCGGCGACTGGTACGACGTCTTCAGCCTCCCCTCCGGCTGGCTCGGCGTCGTCATGGGCGACGTTTCGGGTCACGGGCTGCAGTCGGCGGTGGTGATGGGCCGGGTCCGCAGCGCCCTGCGCGCGTACGCCCTCATCTGCGACGATCCGGCGGAGGCCCTCTCCCTGCTCGACCGCAAGGTGGTCCACTTCGAGGCCGGCAGCCTGACCACCGCCCTGTACGCGATGATCTCCCCCGACGGCTCCCAGATCCGGCTCTCCCTGGCCGGGCACCCGTGCCCGGTGCTCGCCGCGCCCGGCCGACCGGCGACCCTGCTACCCGCGCACATCGATCCACCGCTCGGCATCAGCCGGAGACGCCCCGAGCGGCGCACCACCACGGTCGACTTCCCCGCCGGCGCGGTCCTCGTCACCTACACCGACGGTCTCGTCGAACGCCGCGGGGAACTGTTCGACTCCGGCGTCGCCCGCCTCCTGGCCGCGATTCCGGTCGCACCGGTCGAGACGGTGTGCGACACCATCATGGCGACCCTCGATGCCGAGCACCCCACGGACGACATCGCGCTGCTGGCCGTCCGCCGGACCGACGGCTGA
- a CDS encoding TIGR04013 family B12-binding domain/radical SAM domain-containing protein: MNAPELVLVLRYRKAVTYGLHVLLGALETHQTSTRYEVRFGASPEATAAHIRAASATARRVLVLWSFYSPDAEALSRELARIREMADAPNVVHVAGGVHATAEPVQTLDAGWDVAAVGEGETTLLRLVDAVGDPAGIPGLAYRNANGAVVRTGRPERRPLDEFRGVSLRWDRFNALEITRGCVFSCRFCQTPFMFSARFRHRSVANVRWHVDAMRQRGLRDVRFITPTALSYGAAGDEANLAAVEELLASCKEGIGPDGRVFFGSFPSEIRPEHVSREALRLVKRYCANNNIIVGAQSGSDRVLDAAKRGHGVEEVKRAVRLGVDEGFRINVDMIFGMPGERRSDVDDSLRLARELADLGARIHAHTFMPLPGTPWRDAPPGDVAPETISEVDRLSRRGALYGHWQKQRDHATRLAAAAEAYPRPGRSRTILPLADG; encoded by the coding sequence ATGAACGCTCCGGAGCTGGTGCTCGTGCTGCGCTACCGCAAGGCGGTCACGTACGGCCTGCACGTGCTGCTCGGCGCGCTGGAGACGCACCAGACCAGCACCCGGTACGAGGTGCGCTTCGGTGCGAGCCCGGAGGCGACCGCCGCGCACATCCGTGCGGCGTCGGCCACCGCGCGGCGGGTGCTGGTGCTGTGGTCGTTCTACTCCCCCGATGCCGAGGCGCTGTCGCGGGAGCTGGCCCGGATCCGCGAGATGGCGGACGCGCCGAACGTGGTGCACGTGGCCGGCGGGGTGCACGCCACCGCCGAGCCGGTGCAGACGCTGGACGCCGGGTGGGACGTCGCGGCGGTCGGGGAAGGCGAGACGACGCTGCTACGCCTGGTCGACGCGGTCGGCGACCCGGCGGGCATCCCGGGCCTCGCGTACCGGAACGCGAACGGCGCGGTGGTGCGCACCGGCCGGCCGGAACGCCGGCCGCTGGACGAGTTCCGGGGCGTCTCGCTGCGCTGGGACCGGTTCAACGCCCTGGAGATCACCCGCGGCTGCGTCTTCTCCTGCCGGTTCTGCCAGACCCCGTTCATGTTCTCCGCCAGGTTTCGGCATCGCAGCGTGGCGAACGTGCGCTGGCACGTGGACGCGATGCGCCAGCGGGGGCTGCGGGACGTCCGGTTCATCACCCCCACGGCGCTGTCGTACGGCGCCGCGGGCGACGAGGCGAACCTGGCGGCGGTCGAGGAGCTGCTCGCCTCGTGCAAGGAGGGGATCGGACCGGACGGGCGGGTCTTCTTCGGCTCGTTCCCCAGTGAGATCCGGCCCGAGCACGTCTCGCGGGAGGCGTTGCGGCTGGTGAAGCGGTACTGCGCCAACAACAACATCATCGTGGGCGCGCAGTCCGGTTCGGACCGGGTCCTCGACGCGGCCAAGCGCGGACACGGCGTCGAGGAGGTGAAGCGGGCGGTCCGGCTCGGCGTCGACGAGGGCTTCCGGATCAACGTCGACATGATCTTCGGGATGCCGGGCGAGCGCCGCTCCGATGTGGACGACTCGCTGCGACTGGCCCGCGAGCTCGCCGACCTGGGGGCCCGCATCCACGCGCACACGTTCATGCCACTGCCCGGGACCCCGTGGCGGGACGCGCCGCCCGGGGACGTGGCGCCGGAGACGATCAGCGAGGTCGACCGGCTGTCCCGGCGCGGCGCCCTGTACGGGCACTGGCAGAAGCAGCGGGACCACGCGACCCGGCTGGCCGCGGCGGCCGAGGCGTACCCGCGTCCCGGCCGGAGCCGGACCATTCTCCCCCTCGCCGACGGCTGA
- a CDS encoding low temperature requirement protein A, producing MWRSLSEPQPAGRKPARATFLELFFDLVFVFAFTRIVARMYEDMVLEQGGSELSRALPGAGKTLLLLLALYTLWQSTAWTTSRYEPDSTAIQLIVIVALLTGLVLGVAVPRAFRGYPEAFAFAYVVGQLTRPLVLLIVLRDRQRRLLKLRMLITYAAAGVLWVIGAILGGRTLIILWVLALGLEYAAGRFGWPVPGLGRSTTSQWDIAGEHLAERYQQFFLIALGETILVVGLTYSTGPFDVPSTLAFAVAALTSVLLWRIYFYRAGQILNEAIMKARQPSLIGRSAADSHLIMIIGIVLTALGYEIVIEHPVGHTHPTWLAPVLLGPALFTTGRARFEFQVFGRVSPARVVTLAALILSYPVLLRAPALAASIVAAVILLGAALADARRARGLPPEPAKPPF from the coding sequence ATGTGGAGGAGCCTCAGCGAACCCCAGCCCGCCGGCAGGAAGCCCGCGCGGGCCACCTTCCTTGAGCTCTTCTTCGATCTCGTGTTCGTCTTCGCGTTCACCCGGATCGTCGCGCGGATGTACGAGGACATGGTGCTGGAGCAGGGCGGTAGCGAACTGTCCCGAGCCCTGCCCGGCGCCGGCAAGACCCTCCTGCTCCTGCTCGCCCTGTACACGCTCTGGCAGAGCACCGCCTGGACGACCAGCCGCTACGAGCCCGACTCCACCGCGATCCAACTGATCGTCATCGTGGCGTTGCTGACCGGCCTGGTGCTGGGCGTGGCCGTACCTCGCGCGTTCCGGGGGTACCCGGAGGCGTTCGCGTTCGCCTACGTCGTCGGTCAACTCACCCGACCCCTGGTACTCCTGATCGTCCTGCGGGACCGGCAACGGCGCCTACTGAAACTCCGGATGCTCATCACCTACGCCGCCGCCGGAGTCCTCTGGGTCATCGGTGCGATCCTCGGCGGACGGACGCTGATCATCCTGTGGGTGCTGGCTCTCGGGCTGGAGTACGCCGCGGGACGATTCGGGTGGCCGGTGCCGGGGCTGGGCCGCTCCACCACCTCCCAGTGGGACATCGCCGGGGAACACCTCGCCGAGCGCTACCAGCAGTTCTTCCTCATCGCCCTCGGCGAGACGATCCTGGTGGTCGGCCTGACCTACAGCACCGGCCCGTTCGACGTCCCGAGCACCCTGGCGTTCGCGGTCGCCGCGCTGACTTCGGTGCTGCTCTGGCGGATCTACTTCTATCGTGCGGGTCAGATCCTCAACGAGGCGATCATGAAGGCGAGGCAACCGTCGCTCATCGGTCGGTCCGCCGCGGACTCACACCTGATCATGATCATCGGCATCGTGCTCACCGCGCTCGGGTACGAGATCGTGATCGAACACCCCGTCGGTCATACCCACCCGACGTGGCTCGCACCGGTCCTGCTCGGCCCGGCCCTGTTCACCACCGGCCGCGCCCGCTTCGAGTTCCAGGTCTTCGGCAGGGTCTCCCCGGCGCGCGTCGTCACGCTGGCGGCGCTGATCCTGTCCTACCCGGTGCTCCTGCGGGCTCCGGCGCTGGCAGCCTCGATCGTCGCCGCCGTGATACTCCTCGGAGCGGCCCTGGCCGACGCCCGGCGCGCGAGGGGGCTGCCACCGGAGCCGGCGAAACCGCCCTTCTAG
- a CDS encoding ABC transporter ATP-binding protein, giving the protein MTAVEARDVVLSFGRTPALRGASLAVDTGEIVAVMGPSGSGKSTLLHCLAGILVPDSGEIRLDGRRVDTMTEQERSLLRRDRFGFVFQFGQLVPELTAEENVALPLLLGGVKRAAALREARPWFARLGLAGLERRRSGELSGGQAQRVALARGLVARPSVLFADEPTGALDSLTGEQVMDLLVGCAREQGTTVVLVTHEARVAAYADRQVIVRDGKVNALVHS; this is encoded by the coding sequence ATGACGGCCGTCGAGGCACGGGACGTGGTCCTGTCCTTCGGCCGGACCCCGGCGCTGCGCGGCGCCAGCCTGGCGGTCGACACCGGTGAGATCGTGGCGGTGATGGGCCCGAGCGGCTCGGGCAAGTCCACCCTGCTGCACTGCCTGGCCGGCATCCTGGTCCCCGACAGCGGCGAGATCCGCCTCGACGGCCGTCGGGTGGACACGATGACCGAGCAGGAGCGCAGCCTGCTGCGCCGGGATCGATTCGGGTTCGTGTTCCAGTTCGGACAGCTCGTGCCCGAGTTGACCGCCGAGGAGAACGTGGCGCTCCCGCTGCTGCTCGGCGGCGTCAAGCGGGCCGCCGCACTCCGGGAGGCGCGACCGTGGTTCGCGCGGCTCGGCCTCGCCGGGCTGGAGCGACGCCGTTCCGGCGAGCTCTCCGGCGGCCAGGCGCAACGGGTGGCGCTGGCCCGCGGTCTGGTCGCCCGGCCGAGCGTGCTCTTCGCCGACGAGCCGACCGGCGCCCTCGACTCGCTGACCGGCGAGCAGGTCATGGACCTCCTCGTCGGGTGCGCCCGCGAGCAGGGCACCACCGTCGTGCTGGTCACCCACGAGGCCCGCGTCGCCGCGTACGCCGACCGGCAGGTCATCGTGCGCGACGGCAAGGTGAACGCGCTGGTGCACTCATGA
- a CDS encoding aminotransferase class V-fold PLP-dependent enzyme: MQFTRRSLLGVTAAAGMTGLATGCEPDRRESAGGAASPAPDFDPASWESVRAQFALDPARAHLATFVFAAHPAPVRAAIAGHRDGLDRDALGYLGANEERLDEAVLAAAAARLDTRPEQIALTDSTTMGLGLLYTAVRLGPGDEVLTTEHDFYATHESVRLRAERDKVTVRRVRLYRDAATTTADEIVGNLAAAVTSRTRVVTLTWVHSSTGVKLPVRQLAEAVRARSPEALVCVDGVHGFGAEAVTPAQLGCDVLVSGCHKWLLGPRGTGLVWGSERAWDRMTPVIPTFDRRSIGRWLFGVGAEATPAGPAHTPGGYHSFEHRWALAEAFEFHRRIGPERVTARTRELADRLKEGLAGLRGLRLVTPRSAELSAGIVCCQLPDIPVGEAVGRLVAAGVIASSTPYNPSHLRFGATIANSEADVDAAVRAVRGLL, translated from the coding sequence ATGCAGTTCACCCGACGGAGTCTGCTCGGCGTGACCGCGGCGGCCGGCATGACCGGCCTGGCCACCGGGTGCGAGCCGGACCGGCGGGAGTCCGCCGGTGGCGCGGCGAGTCCCGCACCGGACTTCGACCCGGCGAGCTGGGAGAGCGTGCGGGCCCAGTTCGCGCTCGACCCCGCCCGGGCCCACCTGGCCACCTTCGTCTTCGCGGCGCACCCCGCGCCGGTCCGCGCCGCCATCGCCGGACACCGGGACGGGCTCGACCGGGACGCGCTGGGCTACCTGGGCGCCAACGAGGAACGGCTCGACGAGGCGGTGCTCGCGGCGGCCGCGGCCCGCCTCGACACCCGCCCGGAGCAGATCGCCCTGACCGACTCGACGACGATGGGCCTCGGCCTGCTCTACACCGCGGTGCGGCTGGGACCCGGCGACGAGGTGCTGACCACCGAGCACGACTTCTACGCGACGCACGAGTCGGTGCGGCTGCGCGCCGAGCGGGACAAGGTGACCGTTCGTCGGGTACGCCTCTACCGGGACGCGGCGACGACCACCGCCGACGAGATCGTCGGCAACCTCGCGGCAGCGGTCACCAGCCGCACCCGGGTCGTCACGCTCACCTGGGTGCACTCCAGCACCGGGGTGAAGCTGCCGGTCCGGCAGCTCGCCGAGGCGGTACGCGCCCGCAGCCCCGAGGCACTGGTCTGTGTCGACGGGGTGCACGGCTTCGGCGCCGAGGCGGTGACCCCGGCCCAGCTCGGCTGCGACGTCCTGGTCTCCGGCTGTCACAAGTGGCTGCTCGGGCCGCGCGGCACCGGCCTGGTCTGGGGCAGCGAGCGGGCGTGGGACCGGATGACACCCGTGATCCCCACCTTCGACCGGCGCAGCATCGGACGCTGGTTGTTCGGCGTGGGCGCGGAGGCGACGCCCGCCGGGCCCGCGCACACGCCGGGCGGCTACCACAGCTTCGAGCACCGGTGGGCGCTGGCCGAGGCGTTCGAGTTCCACCGGCGGATCGGTCCGGAGCGGGTCACCGCGCGGACCCGCGAGCTGGCCGACCGGCTCAAGGAGGGCCTGGCCGGCCTGCGCGGGCTGCGGCTGGTCACCCCACGTTCGGCCGAACTCTCCGCCGGCATCGTCTGCTGCCAGTTGCCCGACATCCCGGTGGGTGAGGCGGTGGGCCGGCTGGTCGCCGCCGGGGTGATCGCCAGCAGCACTCCGTACAACCCGTCCCATCTGCGCTTCGGCGCGACCATCGCGAACAGCGAGGCGGATGTCGACGCGGCGGTGCGCGCGGTGCGCGGCCTGCTCTGA